The Buchnera aphidicola (Hyalopterus amygdali) genome has a segment encoding these proteins:
- the fmt gene encoding methionyl-tRNA formyltransferase, with amino-acid sequence MKKLKIIFAGTSNFSAQYLKALLISTHQVVAVITRPDLPSGRGQKIHFSPVKILSQKKNIPILQPLTLNEKTTQKKILDFNADIMIVVAYGKIIPKEILTMFPKNCINIHASLLPRWRGATPIQSAILFGDQKTGISIIKMNEKIDTGNIIYSIECKISPIETAETLTLKLIKIGVKGLLETLNNINKNIIFERKQNEKYATFTEKIHKKDGLINWNRKASTLDRLIRAFNPRPVCYFIINKIAIRVWEAKIILNNKKKYDIGEIVDFNKNGIQINTIDQILNIQKIQFPGKKIVNVEQIMCSKKNLFTVGKII; translated from the coding sequence TTGAAAAAACTAAAAATCATTTTCGCTGGTACATCAAATTTTTCCGCACAATATTTGAAAGCATTATTGATTTCTACACATCAAGTCGTAGCTGTAATTACTCGTCCAGACCTTCCTTCTGGAAGAGGTCAAAAAATACATTTTTCTCCCGTAAAAATATTATCTCAAAAAAAAAATATTCCCATTCTTCAACCATTAACATTAAACGAAAAAACAACACAAAAAAAAATACTGGATTTTAATGCAGATATTATGATAGTTGTAGCTTACGGAAAAATAATACCAAAAGAAATATTAACAATGTTTCCAAAAAATTGTATTAATATACATGCATCATTATTACCTAGGTGGAGAGGAGCTACTCCCATTCAATCAGCAATCTTATTTGGTGATCAAAAAACAGGTATAAGTATTATTAAAATGAATGAAAAAATTGATACTGGAAATATAATATATTCAATTGAATGCAAAATATCACCTATAGAGACAGCAGAAACATTAACTTTAAAACTAATTAAAATTGGAGTAAAGGGATTGCTGGAAACTTTAAATAATATCAACAAAAATATTATTTTTGAAAGAAAACAAAACGAAAAATATGCAACTTTTACTGAAAAAATACATAAAAAAGATGGATTAATAAATTGGAATAGAAAAGCATCCACATTAGATCGATTAATACGTGCTTTTAATCCTCGTCCAGTTTGCTATTTTATAATAAACAAAATAGCAATAAGAGTATGGGAAGCAAAAATTATATTAAATAATAAAAAAAAATATGATATAGGAGAAATTGTTGATTTTAATAAAAATGGAATTCAGATAAATACGATTGATCAAATATTAAATATTCAAAAAATACAGTTTCCTGGGAAAAAAATTGTAAATGTTGAACAAATAATGTGTTCCAAAAAAAACTTATTTACTGTTGGCAAAATTATATAA
- the rplQ gene encoding 50S ribosomal protein L17, whose product MRHRKIGRKFNCNSSHRNAIFKNMACSLIRNEIIKTTLAKAKELRRVVEPMITLSKIDNVARRRLLFSRIRNNEIVSKLFKNIGPIFYNRAGGYTRILKCGFRSGDKAPMAYIELVDRVKKNEEIIKK is encoded by the coding sequence ATGCGACATCGTAAAATAGGTCGTAAATTTAATTGTAATAGCAGTCATCGTAATGCCATATTTAAAAATATGGCTTGTTCATTAATTCGTAATGAAATCATTAAAACAACGCTAGCAAAAGCAAAAGAATTACGTCGTGTTGTTGAACCTATGATTACTTTATCTAAAATAGATAATGTGGCTCGAAGAAGATTACTATTTTCTCGTATTCGTAATAATGAAATTGTATCTAAGTTATTTAAAAACATAGGTCCTATTTTTTATAACAGAGCAGGTGGTTATACTCGTATACTTAAATGCGGTTTTCGATCTGGAGATAAAGCTCCTATGGCTTATATCGAATTAGTAGATCGTGTTAAAAAAAATGAAGAAATTATTAAAAAATAA
- the rpoA gene encoding DNA-directed RNA polymerase subunit alpha: MQNSIIGFLKPRLVEIEQITTTHTRVTLEPLERGFGHTLGNALRRILLSSMPGYAVTEVEIDGVLHEYSTKEGVQEDILEILLNLKGLAVKVYGKDEVFISLKKSGIGSVTASDITHDGDVEIIKPDHLICHLTNENASIQMRIKVQRGRGYIPASSRIHIEDESRPIGCLLVDACYSPINRISYNVEAARVEQRTDLDKLIIEMKTNGTIDPEEAIRRAATILSDQLEAFVDLRDVREPEIKEEKPEFEPILLRPVDDLELTVRSANCLKAEAIHYIGDLVQRTEVELLKTPNLGKKSLTEIKDILASRNLSLGMKLEKWPPSSILEE; this comes from the coding sequence ATGCAGAATTCTATCATAGGTTTTTTAAAACCACGTTTAGTGGAAATTGAACAAATTACTACAACTCATACTAGAGTTACTTTAGAACCTTTAGAAAGAGGATTTGGCCATACCTTAGGAAATGCACTTCGTAGGATTCTTCTTTCTTCTATGCCAGGATATGCTGTAACTGAAGTAGAAATTGATGGAGTTTTACACGAGTATAGTACAAAAGAAGGTGTACAAGAAGATATATTAGAGATTTTACTTAATTTAAAGGGTTTGGCAGTAAAGGTATATGGTAAAGATGAAGTTTTTATTTCTTTAAAAAAATCAGGTATTGGTTCTGTTACTGCATCTGATATCACTCATGATGGTGATGTTGAAATTATTAAACCAGATCATTTAATTTGTCATCTTACTAATGAAAATGCTTCTATTCAAATGAGAATTAAAGTACAACGTGGAAGAGGATATATTCCTGCTTCTTCTAGGATTCACATAGAAGATGAATCAAGACCGATAGGTTGTCTATTAGTTGATGCATGTTATAGTCCAATCAATCGAATTTCTTATAATGTAGAGGCAGCCCGAGTTGAACAAAGAACTGATTTAGACAAACTTATTATTGAAATGAAAACAAATGGAACCATAGATCCTGAAGAAGCAATTCGACGTGCTGCTACTATTTTATCAGATCAACTAGAAGCATTTGTTGATTTAAGAGATGTTAGAGAGCCGGAGATAAAAGAAGAAAAACCTGAATTTGAACCTATTTTATTGCGTCCTGTAGATGATTTAGAACTAACTGTTCGTTCTGCAAATTGTCTTAAAGCAGAAGCTATACATTATATTGGTGATTTAGTTCAAAGGACTGAAGTTGAACTTTTAAAAACTCCTAATTTAGGTAAAAAATCATTAACTGAAATTAAAGATATTTTGGCTTCTCGAAATTTGTCTCTGGGTATGAAATTAGAAAAATGGCCTCCATCTAGTATTCTAGAAGAATAG
- the rpsD gene encoding 30S ribosomal protein S4, translating into MARYLGPKLKLSRREGTDLFLKSGFRSIDSKCKLEHPPGQHGLRKPRLSDYAIQLREKQKVRRLYGILERQFRIYYKKASRLKGNTGENLLQILERRLDNIVYRMGFGCTRSESRQLINHKSIKVNNNIVNIASYQVSPNDCVSVRDKSKNQSRIKAALELAEQREKPIWIEVDTNKIEGIFKRFPERSDLSAEINEHLIVELYSK; encoded by the coding sequence ATGGCAAGATATTTAGGCCCTAAATTAAAGTTAAGTCGACGTGAAGGTACTGACTTATTTTTAAAGTCAGGTTTTCGTTCAATAGATTCAAAATGTAAATTAGAACATCCACCTGGACAACATGGTCTTCGAAAACCAAGATTGTCAGATTATGCAATTCAATTGCGTGAAAAGCAAAAAGTTCGTCGTCTTTATGGCATATTAGAACGTCAATTTAGAATATATTATAAAAAAGCATCTCGTTTAAAAGGTAATACTGGAGAGAATTTATTACAAATATTAGAAAGAAGACTCGATAATATAGTTTATAGAATGGGTTTTGGTTGTACTCGTTCTGAATCCAGGCAATTAATTAACCATAAGTCAATTAAAGTAAATAATAATATTGTCAATATTGCTTCATATCAAGTTTCTCCTAATGATTGTGTTTCTGTTCGAGACAAATCTAAAAATCAATCTAGAATAAAAGCTGCTTTAGAACTTGCAGAACAGAGAGAAAAGCCAATTTGGATCGAAGTTGACACAAATAAAATAGAAGGTATTTTTAAAAGATTTCCTGAACGTTCTGATTTATCTGCTGAAATTAACGAACATTTAATTGTTGAACTTTACTCTAAATAA
- the rpsK gene encoding 30S ribosomal protein S11 — protein sequence MAKNSVVRTRKRVKKQITDGIAHIHASFNNTIVTITDRQGNSLGWATSGGSGFRGSRKSTPFAAQIAAERCAEIVKDYGIKNLEVMVKGPGPGRESTIRALNAAGFRITNITDVTPIPHNGCRPPKKRRV from the coding sequence ATGGCAAAAAACTCGGTTGTAAGAACACGTAAACGTGTAAAAAAACAAATTACAGATGGTATTGCTCATATTCATGCTTCGTTTAATAACACTATTGTTACTATTACAGATAGACAAGGGAATTCTTTAGGATGGGCAACTTCTGGAGGATCTGGTTTTCGAGGTTCCCGCAAATCTACTCCCTTTGCTGCACAGATTGCAGCTGAAAGATGTGCTGAAATAGTGAAAGATTATGGTATAAAAAATTTAGAAGTAATGGTTAAAGGACCGGGACCTGGAAGAGAATCTACTATTCGAGCTTTAAATGCTGCTGGTTTTCGTATTACAAATATTACTGATGTAACACCTATTCCACATAATGGTTGCCGTCCTCCTAAAAAGCGTCGTGTTTAA
- the rpsM gene encoding 30S ribosomal protein S13: MARIAGINIPQHKQTLIALTSIYGIGKKLSKIICCNANVSESAKISDLKEEEIELLRENVAKYIVEGDLRREKTLNIKRLVDLNCYRGLRHRRSLPVRGQRTKTNARTCKGPRKAIKK; this comes from the coding sequence ATGGCTCGTATTGCAGGCATTAATATTCCTCAACATAAGCAAACTTTAATTGCATTAACATCAATATATGGAATTGGTAAAAAACTATCTAAAATAATTTGCTGTAATGCAAATGTTTCTGAAAGTGCTAAGATTTCAGATTTAAAAGAGGAAGAAATCGAACTATTAAGAGAAAATGTTGCAAAATATATTGTTGAAGGTGATTTAAGAAGGGAAAAAACTTTAAATATTAAACGATTAGTTGATTTAAATTGTTATCGTGGTTTACGTCATCGAAGAAGTCTTCCGGTACGTGGACAGAGAACAAAAACTAATGCTCGCACTTGTAAAGGCCCTAGAAAAGCAATAAAAAAATAA
- the rpmJ gene encoding 50S ribosomal protein L36 has translation MKVKASVKVLCRNCKIIRRHNVVRVICSNDPKHKQRQG, from the coding sequence GTGAAAGTTAAAGCTTCTGTAAAAGTTCTTTGTCGAAATTGCAAAATAATAAGAAGGCATAATGTTGTCCGGGTTATTTGTAGTAATGATCCTAAACATAAACAACGTCAAGGTTAA
- the secY gene encoding preprotein translocase subunit SecY: MINKLRLNFKNTQNKGKSELNQRIISVVIALIIFRIGSFIPIPGIDTTILSKTLNDQSGTIVEMFNMFSGGALSRASIFALGIMPYISSSIIIQLLTLLIPSLSEIKKEGELGRNKINQYTRYVTLVLAFFQSIGIITSLPKISGMHQIIIDPNFYFYCTAVIILVTGTMFLMWLGELITECGIGNGISIIIFIGIIASLPSAIVHTIEKTRQGNLHILLFFCILALIFSVVFFVVFVERSQRKIIVHYAQRQKGRRIYSTQSTHLPLKLNMAGVIPAIFASSVVLFPATIISWFNLDQKWLFLRKFFFYFQPNQPLYLILYIFSIIFFCFFYTSLVFNPRETADNLKKSGGFIAGIRPGEQTAKYINKIMMRLTLFGSLYITFICLIPEFMRIGMSVPFHFGGTSLLIVVVVIMDFIAQIQTLIMSSQYESVLKKANLN; this comes from the coding sequence ATGATTAATAAATTAAGATTAAATTTTAAAAATACTCAAAATAAGGGTAAAAGCGAACTTAATCAAAGAATTATCTCTGTAGTTATTGCATTAATTATCTTTCGTATTGGTTCATTTATTCCAATTCCTGGAATTGATACTACAATTTTATCTAAAACATTAAATGATCAAAGTGGCACTATTGTTGAAATGTTTAATATGTTTTCTGGTGGTGCTTTAAGTCGTGCTTCCATTTTTGCATTAGGTATTATGCCATATATTTCATCTTCTATTATTATTCAGTTATTAACTTTATTAATCCCGTCTTTATCTGAAATAAAAAAAGAAGGTGAACTTGGACGTAATAAAATTAATCAATATACAAGATATGTTACTTTAGTTTTAGCATTTTTTCAATCAATTGGTATTATTACAAGTTTACCTAAAATATCAGGTATGCATCAAATAATAATTGATCCTAATTTTTATTTTTATTGTACTGCTGTTATTATTTTGGTTACTGGTACAATGTTTTTAATGTGGTTAGGAGAATTAATTACAGAGTGTGGTATTGGTAATGGTATTTCAATTATTATTTTTATAGGTATAATAGCAAGTTTACCATCAGCTATTGTTCATACAATTGAAAAAACTAGACAAGGTAATTTACATATATTATTATTTTTTTGTATTTTAGCATTAATTTTTTCTGTTGTTTTTTTTGTAGTATTTGTTGAACGAAGTCAAAGAAAAATTATTGTACATTATGCACAACGTCAAAAAGGTCGTCGTATTTACTCTACTCAAAGTACTCATTTGCCTTTAAAATTAAATATGGCTGGTGTTATACCGGCAATATTTGCTTCGAGTGTCGTTTTATTTCCTGCAACAATTATATCTTGGTTCAATTTAGATCAAAAATGGCTTTTTTTAAGAAAATTCTTTTTTTATTTTCAACCAAATCAACCGTTATATTTAATACTATATATTTTTTCAATAATATTTTTCTGTTTTTTTTACACAAGTTTAGTTTTTAATCCTCGTGAAACTGCAGATAATTTAAAAAAATCAGGTGGTTTTATTGCTGGTATTAGACCAGGCGAACAAACAGCTAAATACATTAATAAAATTATGATGAGGTTAACACTTTTTGGATCTTTATATATTACATTTATTTGTTTAATACCTGAATTTATGAGAATTGGTATGAGTGTTCCGTTTCATTTTGGTGGTACATCATTATTGATTGTTGTTGTAGTGATTATGGATTTTATTGCTCAAATTCAAACTTTAATCATGTCTAGTCAATACGAATCTGTATTAAAAAAAGCCAATTTGAATTAA
- the rplO gene encoding 50S ribosomal protein L15 produces MYLNTLSPSLGARKHSKRVGRGIGCGFGKTAGRGHKGQKSRSGGMINRGFEGGQMPLYRRLPKFGFNSRKKNITKEVRLSDLLNLSTNIIDLNILKQQKIINKNIKYVKVILSGKIEVPLILRGIHVSQGARNAIENCGGKIEEQAVNND; encoded by the coding sequence ATGTATTTAAATACTCTTTCTCCATCTCTTGGAGCCCGAAAACATTCTAAAAGAGTAGGTCGTGGTATTGGTTGTGGTTTTGGAAAAACTGCCGGTCGAGGTCATAAAGGACAAAAGTCTAGATCTGGAGGAATGATAAATCGCGGTTTTGAAGGTGGACAAATGCCGTTATATAGAAGACTACCTAAATTTGGCTTTAATTCTCGAAAAAAAAATATTACAAAAGAAGTACGTTTGTCAGATTTATTAAATTTATCTACTAATATTATTGATTTAAACATTTTAAAACAACAAAAAATTATTAATAAAAATATTAAGTATGTAAAAGTTATCCTTTCAGGGAAAATAGAAGTTCCTTTGATCCTACGTGGTATACATGTAAGTCAAGGTGCGCGTAATGCTATTGAAAATTGTGGTGGAAAAATTGAAGAACAAGCGGTAAATAATGATTAA
- the rpmD gene encoding 50S ribosomal protein L30 — MKKIKITQIKSSIGRIPKHKKTLLGLGLRHIGHSVIHHDTPAIRGMIKKISYILKIQED, encoded by the coding sequence ATGAAAAAAATTAAGATAACTCAAATCAAAAGTTCAATAGGACGAATACCTAAACATAAAAAAACCTTATTAGGACTTGGCTTGCGTCATATTGGGCATAGTGTAATACATCATGATACGCCTGCAATTAGAGGTATGATAAAAAAAATATCTTATATTTTGAAAATACAAGAGGATTAA
- the rpsE gene encoding 30S ribosomal protein S5 has protein sequence MAYIEKKNNNELQEKLITVNRVSKTVKGGRIFSFTALTVVGNGEGRVGFGYGKAREVPAAIQKAMEKARRNMIKIPLVNKTLQHALKGSHTGSDVFMKPASDGTGIIAGGAMRAVLEVAGVHNVLAKTYGSTNPINVVRATMNGLINMKSPKMIAAKRHKLVKDILG, from the coding sequence ATGGCTTATATAGAAAAAAAAAATAATAATGAATTACAAGAGAAATTAATTACTGTTAATCGTGTTTCAAAAACAGTTAAAGGAGGACGTATATTTTCATTTACTGCTCTAACAGTAGTAGGAAATGGAGAAGGTCGTGTTGGTTTTGGTTATGGAAAAGCACGTGAAGTACCTGCTGCTATTCAGAAAGCGATGGAAAAAGCTAGACGTAATATGATTAAAATACCATTAGTTAACAAAACTTTACAACATGCACTAAAAGGTTCACATACCGGATCTGATGTTTTTATGAAGCCAGCTTCAGATGGAACAGGAATAATTGCAGGAGGAGCTATGCGTGCGGTTTTAGAAGTTGCTGGCGTACATAATGTATTAGCTAAAACTTATGGATCCACTAATCCTATTAATGTGGTTCGTGCAACTATGAATGGATTGATTAATATGAAATCTCCAAAAATGATAGCTGCTAAACGACATAAATTGGTGAAAGATATATTGGGATAA
- the rplR gene encoding 50S ribosomal protein L18 has protein sequence MTFYKNKKIIARMRRCAKTRFKIKSLGATRLVVHRTSRHMYAQIISSTSKVLAFASTLEKKISLDLKYSGNKEAASIIGEIIAKRALSKGIFNVSFDRSGFKYHGRIKILADSARNFGLKF, from the coding sequence ATGACGTTTTATAAAAATAAAAAAATAATTGCTCGTATGCGTCGATGTGCCAAGACTCGTTTTAAAATTAAGTCATTAGGAGCAACACGATTAGTTGTACATCGAACTTCTCGTCATATGTATGCTCAAATTATTTCGTCTACATCAAAAGTTTTGGCATTTGCATCTACTTTGGAAAAAAAAATTAGCTTGGATTTAAAATATAGTGGTAATAAAGAAGCCGCTAGCATTATCGGAGAAATTATTGCAAAAAGAGCTTTATCAAAAGGAATTTTTAACGTATCTTTTGATCGATCTGGTTTTAAATATCACGGACGCATAAAAATATTAGCAGATTCTGCTCGCAATTTTGGATTAAAGTTTTAA
- the rplF gene encoding 50S ribosomal protein L6, with translation MSRIAKRPIQISSDVKIKLNLQLISVQGKYGHLSRTIHDSVEIQYLNDKITFSVRAGFSNAWAQAGTSRALVNSMIIGVSEKFSKKLQFSGVGYRVSVTKGNIINMSLGYSHPICYSLPPYVDVENPSPTEIVIKGIDKQLVGQIAANLRSYRKPEPYKGKGIRYSDEIVRIKEAKKK, from the coding sequence ATGTCTCGTATTGCGAAACGTCCAATTCAAATTTCTTCAGATGTAAAGATTAAATTGAATTTGCAATTAATATCTGTTCAAGGAAAATATGGTCATTTATCACGTACTATTCATGATTCAGTTGAAATACAATATTTAAATGATAAAATAACTTTTTCAGTTCGTGCAGGTTTTTCTAATGCTTGGGCACAAGCAGGCACGTCTAGAGCTCTTGTAAACTCAATGATTATAGGAGTCTCAGAAAAATTTAGTAAAAAATTACAATTTTCTGGTGTAGGATATCGTGTGTCAGTGACTAAGGGAAATATTATTAATATGTCTTTAGGTTATTCGCATCCTATTTGTTATTCTTTGCCTCCTTATGTTGATGTAGAAAATCCATCTCCAACAGAAATTGTAATTAAAGGAATAGATAAACAATTAGTTGGTCAAATTGCCGCCAATTTAAGATCTTATCGTAAACCTGAACCTTATAAAGGAAAGGGTATTCGATATTCAGATGAAATTGTTCGCATAAAAGAGGCTAAGAAAAAGTAA
- the rpsH gene encoding 30S ribosomal protein S8, with protein MSMQDPVADMLTRIRNGQSANKRSIKMPFSKLKSSIVKLLKEEGYIESFNIQGSKKLEIEVILKYFKGKSVIEMIQRISRPSLRIYKKKNDLPKVMAGLGIAIISTSQGVMTDLTARSLGLGGEIICYVA; from the coding sequence ATGAGTATGCAAGATCCAGTCGCAGATATGCTCACTCGCATTCGAAATGGTCAATCAGCAAACAAACGTTCTATTAAAATGCCTTTTTCTAAGTTAAAAAGTTCTATTGTTAAATTATTAAAAGAAGAAGGTTATATTGAAAGTTTTAATATTCAGGGTTCTAAAAAATTAGAGATAGAAGTTATTTTAAAATATTTTAAAGGTAAATCTGTAATAGAAATGATTCAACGTATTAGCAGACCAAGTTTAAGAATATATAAGAAAAAAAACGATTTGCCTAAAGTAATGGCAGGATTAGGAATTGCAATAATTTCTACTTCTCAAGGTGTTATGACAGATTTAACAGCACGTAGTCTTGGTTTGGGTGGTGAAATTATATGCTATGTGGCTTAA
- the rpsN gene encoding 30S ribosomal protein S14, producing the protein MAKQSMKEREIKRVKLANKFYAQRVALKNIITNTKLSEEERWSAVLKLQVFPRDSSPSRQRNRCRQTGRPHAFIRKFGLSRIKVREAAMKGEIPGLKKASW; encoded by the coding sequence ATGGCTAAGCAATCAATGAAAGAACGTGAAATAAAACGTGTAAAATTAGCTAATAAGTTTTATGCACAACGTGTTGCATTAAAAAATATTATTACTAATACTAAATTGTCGGAAGAAGAACGTTGGTCAGCAGTATTAAAATTACAAGTTTTTCCAAGAGATTCTAGTCCATCTCGTCAAAGAAATAGATGTCGTCAAACTGGTCGCCCACATGCTTTTATTCGCAAATTTGGACTTAGTCGTATTAAAGTAAGAGAAGCAGCAATGAAAGGTGAAATCCCTGGTTTAAAAAAAGCAAGTTGGTAA
- the rplE gene encoding 50S ribosomal protein L5 has translation MSTLYNYYKSKVVKNLMMELNYKSIMQVPKIDKITLNMGVGAAASDKKVLDNAVLDLTAISGQKPIITKARKSVAGFKIRQDYPIGCKVTLRGKRKWEFFERLIIIAIPRIRDFRGLSSNSFDGRGNYSLGIREQIIFPEIDYDKIDRVRGLDITITTTAKSNHAAYLLLSAFNFPFRKKNKVI, from the coding sequence ATGTCTACATTATATAATTATTATAAGTCGAAAGTAGTTAAAAATCTTATGATGGAATTAAATTACAAATCTATTATGCAGGTTCCTAAAATCGATAAAATTACTTTAAATATGGGAGTAGGTGCTGCTGCTTCTGATAAAAAAGTATTAGATAATGCTGTTTTAGATTTAACGGCAATATCTGGACAAAAACCTATTATTACTAAAGCGCGAAAATCTGTAGCAGGTTTTAAAATTCGTCAAGATTATCCAATTGGTTGCAAAGTAACATTACGTGGAAAAAGAAAATGGGAATTTTTTGAACGTCTTATTATTATTGCTATTCCCCGAATTCGAGATTTTAGAGGTTTGTCAAGTAACTCTTTTGATGGTAGAGGAAACTATAGTTTAGGAATTCGAGAACAAATTATTTTTCCTGAAATTGATTATGATAAAATTGATCGTGTTCGTGGTTTAGATATTACTATTACTACTACTGCAAAATCTAATCATGCCGCCTATTTGTTACTATCTGCTTTTAATTTTCCTTTTCGTAAAAAAAATAAGGTGATCTAA
- the rplX gene encoding 50S ribosomal protein L24, giving the protein MALKLRRNDKIIILTGKDKGKKGVIKNVLSSNKVIISGLNLIKKHQKPIPAQNKIGGIVKKEAPIQISNIAIFNPESNKADRIGFRFKEGKKIRFFKSNGKEVK; this is encoded by the coding sequence ATGGCATTAAAATTGCGTCGTAATGATAAAATTATTATTTTAACAGGAAAAGATAAAGGGAAAAAAGGTGTTATTAAAAATGTTCTATCCTCTAATAAAGTTATTATTAGTGGTTTAAATTTGATTAAAAAGCATCAAAAACCAATTCCAGCTCAAAATAAAATTGGTGGTATTGTTAAAAAGGAAGCGCCTATTCAAATATCAAATATAGCTATTTTTAATCCGGAATCTAATAAAGCAGATCGAATTGGTTTTAGATTTAAAGAAGGAAAAAAAATCCGTTTTTTTAAATCTAATGGAAAAGAAGTTAAATAG
- the rplN gene encoding 50S ribosomal protein L14, translating into MIQEQTILNVADNSGARSAMCIKVLGGSRRRYAGIGDIIKITIKEAIPRGKVKKGEVLKAVVVRTKKGVRRSDGSVIRFDNNACVVLNNNEQPVGTRIFGPVTRELRTEKFMKIISLAPEVL; encoded by the coding sequence ATGATTCAAGAACAAACTATTTTAAATGTAGCCGATAATTCTGGCGCACGTTCCGCTATGTGTATTAAGGTATTAGGTGGTTCTCGTCGTCGATATGCTGGTATTGGTGACATAATTAAAATTACAATAAAAGAAGCTATACCTCGTGGTAAAGTGAAAAAAGGAGAAGTATTAAAAGCTGTCGTTGTTCGAACAAAAAAAGGAGTAAGACGATCTGACGGTTCTGTTATTCGTTTTGACAACAATGCTTGTGTGGTTTTAAATAATAATGAGCAACCTGTCGGTACTCGTATTTTTGGCCCAGTTACTCGTGAACTTAGAACTGAAAAATTCATGAAAATTATTTCTTTAGCTCCTGAAGTTTTATAA
- the rpsQ gene encoding 30S ribosomal protein S17 — protein sequence MTEKIRTLQGRVKSNKMNKSAVVAIERFVKHPIYRKFIKKTTKLHIHDENNECSIGDIIEIRESRPISKTKSWSLVKIIEKNIF from the coding sequence ATGACAGAGAAAATACGAACTTTACAGGGTCGTGTTAAAAGTAACAAAATGAATAAATCTGCTGTTGTTGCAATCGAACGTTTTGTAAAACATCCAATTTATAGAAAATTTATCAAAAAAACTACAAAATTACATATTCACGATGAGAATAATGAATGTTCTATTGGTGATATAATAGAGATTCGTGAGTCTAGACCAATTTCTAAAACAAAATCTTGGAGTTTAGTAAAAATTATTGAAAAAAACATTTTTTAA
- the rpmC gene encoding 50S ribosomal protein L29, producing MNELTDYRKKNCQDLNIELLQLLREQFNLRMQSASGKLKQSHLLRKVRRNIAQVKTLLIQKDKIK from the coding sequence ATGAATGAATTGACAGATTATCGAAAAAAAAACTGCCAAGATCTTAATATAGAACTTCTACAATTATTAAGAGAGCAATTTAATCTTCGTATGCAATCAGCATCTGGAAAATTAAAACAATCACATTTATTACGTAAAGTTAGAAGAAACATTGCACAAGTAAAAACATTGTTAATTCAAAAGGACAAGATAAAATGA